The following are encoded in a window of Candidatus Binatia bacterium genomic DNA:
- a CDS encoding thermonuclease family protein, translated as MRRRLVPWVALVVVALVAGPVEARRQWPQAFEAPVIAVSDGDTFVVRYGGRNLRVRVAGVDAPELKQPYGRQARAFTAGLVLDKVVRIEPRTVDSYDRIVARVLTPDGKDLAEELLRNGLAWWYRHYARDQRLASLEAEAKSQRRGLWADPDPVPPWLYRRAPVFQ; from the coding sequence ATGCGGCGGCGTCTGGTTCCGTGGGTCGCGCTTGTTGTCGTGGCACTTGTCGCCGGTCCGGTAGAGGCTCGGCGGCAGTGGCCACAGGCGTTCGAAGCGCCAGTGATTGCGGTAAGCGACGGCGACACGTTCGTGGTGCGTTACGGTGGGCGGAACTTGCGCGTGCGCGTGGCTGGGGTGGATGCCCCAGAGCTGAAGCAACCCTACGGGCGTCAAGCGCGAGCGTTCACGGCCGGGCTGGTGTTGGACAAGGTGGTGCGCATCGAGCCTCGAACGGTTGATAGTTACGACCGCATCGTTGCTCGCGTCCTCACACCTGATGGCAAGGACTTAGCCGAAGAACTCCTGCGCAACGGGTTGGCTTGGTGGTACCGGCATTATGCTCGCGACCAGCGGCTGGCCAGCTTGGAAGCGGAGGCGAAAAGTCAGAGGCGGGGCCTGTGGGCCGACCCGGACCCGGTGCCGCCGTGGCTGTATCGGCGCGCTCCGGTGTTTCAGTAG
- a CDS encoding alpha/beta hydrolase: MASEALNMIVNMLRSQRPLHEPTVQEMRAGLEAMAQMSVLPADVEMSSVEAEGVPAAWVVVPESEAHRVVLYLHGGGYVIGSIRTHRDLAQRIARAARARVLLIDYRLAPEHPHPAAVEDSTQAYRWLLRQGFEPAAMAVAGDSAGGGLTVATLVALRDAGDPLPAAAVCLSPWVDLEGLGESMTTKADVDPMVQREPLLRMAAMYLGGKDPRTPLAAPLYADLKGLPPLLIQVGTAETLLDDSMRLAERARAAGVDVTLEPWEDMIHVWQAFASMLPEGQQAIDRIGEFLRQRLR; the protein is encoded by the coding sequence ATGGCAAGCGAAGCGTTGAACATGATCGTGAATATGTTGCGGAGCCAGCGTCCGTTGCACGAGCCGACCGTGCAAGAAATGCGGGCTGGGCTGGAGGCAATGGCGCAAATGTCGGTGTTGCCGGCCGACGTCGAGATGAGCTCGGTGGAGGCCGAAGGGGTGCCGGCGGCTTGGGTCGTTGTACCCGAAAGCGAAGCCCATCGCGTAGTGTTGTACCTGCATGGGGGCGGCTACGTGATCGGTTCCATCCGTACCCATCGCGATTTGGCACAGCGCATTGCCCGTGCCGCACGAGCGCGGGTGCTGCTGATCGATTATCGGCTGGCCCCGGAGCATCCTCATCCGGCAGCGGTGGAGGACTCTACACAAGCTTACCGCTGGTTGTTGCGCCAGGGATTCGAGCCGGCAGCGATGGCGGTCGCCGGCGATTCCGCCGGTGGCGGACTCACAGTCGCGACCTTGGTTGCACTGCGCGATGCGGGAGATCCGTTGCCGGCGGCGGCGGTGTGCTTGTCGCCGTGGGTGGACTTGGAAGGGCTTGGCGAGTCCATGACCACCAAGGCCGACGTCGACCCCATGGTGCAGCGTGAGCCGTTATTGCGCATGGCTGCCATGTATCTCGGTGGTAAAGATCCCCGCACGCCCTTGGCTGCGCCGCTTTACGCAGACTTGAAGGGCTTGCCGCCACTTTTGATTCAAGTGGGAACGGCTGAGACGCTGTTGGACGATTCGATGCGCTTGGCCGAGCGGGCACGAGCCGCCGGTGTCGATGTAACCCTCGAGCCGTGGGAAGACATGATTCACGTTTGGCAGGCGTTTGCCTCCATGTTACCCGAGGGCCAGCAAGCGATTGACCGCATTGGTGAGTTCCTTCGCCAACGACTGCGGTAG
- a CDS encoding acyl--CoA ligase encodes MAEVIELRPIPILPSSAPGTLATTLPGGRTDPALLTATAIYSFAELESQSRRAAIALARWGVRKGTHVGLLLPNGPDWLVLAWAVWRLGAVLVPLNTFWTGKELVYALQLADVRILVATPRFLKNDYAAALAAASIALDRKDACATLLPCLATIVWFPSAPTSTGLSWQGCQREPSEREQMWLRALAENTSASEPAAIFFTSGSEAAPKAVVHSHASMLAAAAGIAERLGLERTDRVWAYLPWFFAGGLVAGVLAPWLAGAAVISQPVFEPGEAIALMERYEATTFFAWPHQAHAILKHPSFCRARLRLRKGPGAQADWADALYGNDHHAVSTWGMTETGPMAATTAWSDPIHKRKSTHGRPLPGVEMKVLDPNTGVELPPGQEGELAVRGATLMLGYYKRRPRECFDSEGFFHTGDRAWIDDEGYLHFTGRIRDVVKVAGASVSPAEVEFVLAAYPGVRTAVVVGAADPERGQRLVAFVVPEGDQHPSEPEVIAWCRERLATYKVPERVFFLTEHELPVLGSGKIHRQALAHKAEQLVRRTDSSP; translated from the coding sequence ATGGCCGAAGTAATTGAACTGAGGCCCATCCCGATTTTACCCTCGTCCGCGCCGGGCACCCTAGCGACAACCTTGCCCGGTGGCCGAACCGACCCCGCCCTGCTCACTGCAACAGCGATCTACAGCTTCGCCGAACTCGAGAGCCAAAGCCGCCGCGCGGCAATTGCGCTTGCGCGCTGGGGTGTTCGCAAAGGCACCCATGTGGGCCTGCTGCTCCCCAATGGACCCGATTGGCTCGTACTGGCCTGGGCCGTGTGGCGCCTCGGCGCCGTGCTCGTACCGCTGAACACATTTTGGACCGGCAAGGAACTCGTGTACGCCTTGCAGCTTGCGGACGTGCGCATCTTGGTCGCCACGCCTCGCTTCCTCAAAAACGATTACGCCGCGGCACTCGCGGCCGCCAGTATTGCTCTCGATCGTAAGGATGCATGCGCCACGTTGCTTCCATGCTTAGCCACGATTGTTTGGTTTCCGAGTGCGCCCACTTCGACCGGCCTCAGTTGGCAGGGCTGCCAACGAGAGCCCTCGGAGCGCGAGCAAATGTGGTTGCGAGCTCTCGCCGAAAACACCTCCGCTAGCGAGCCCGCCGCTATCTTTTTCACCTCAGGCAGCGAGGCTGCTCCCAAGGCCGTCGTGCACAGCCACGCCAGCATGCTCGCTGCCGCTGCCGGCATCGCAGAACGGCTAGGGCTGGAACGAACCGACCGGGTATGGGCATACCTTCCCTGGTTTTTCGCTGGAGGGCTCGTTGCTGGAGTGCTGGCACCATGGCTTGCCGGCGCGGCGGTGATTAGCCAGCCGGTGTTCGAGCCAGGTGAAGCCATTGCTCTCATGGAACGCTACGAGGCGACGACCTTCTTCGCTTGGCCGCACCAGGCGCATGCGATTCTCAAGCACCCGAGCTTTTGCCGGGCGCGCCTTCGGTTGCGCAAAGGGCCTGGAGCCCAAGCAGACTGGGCAGATGCCCTCTACGGCAACGACCACCACGCGGTGAGCACCTGGGGGATGACAGAAACCGGCCCAATGGCGGCCACAACCGCGTGGTCGGATCCCATCCACAAACGCAAGAGCACTCATGGCCGGCCGCTACCCGGGGTGGAAATGAAGGTCTTGGATCCAAACACTGGAGTCGAACTCCCCCCAGGACAAGAAGGGGAGTTAGCCGTTCGCGGAGCCACTCTGATGCTGGGCTACTACAAACGGCGGCCACGCGAATGCTTCGATTCGGAAGGGTTCTTCCACACGGGCGACCGAGCCTGGATCGACGACGAGGGCTACCTGCATTTCACCGGCCGCATCCGTGACGTCGTCAAAGTCGCCGGCGCCAGCGTATCTCCAGCCGAGGTGGAGTTCGTGCTTGCTGCTTACCCGGGGGTGCGGACTGCCGTAGTGGTGGGCGCCGCCGACCCAGAGCGTGGCCAACGCCTAGTGGCTTTTGTTGTGCCGGAAGGGGACCAGCACCCGAGCGAGCCAGAGGTCATCGCCTGGTGCCGAGAACGTCTGGCAACATACAAAGTTCCCGAACGTGTGTTTTTCCTGACCGAGCACGAGCTTCCCGTTCTCGGCAGCGGGAAAATTCATCGCCAGGCATTGGCGCACAAAGCGGAGCAGCTGGTGAGAAGAACAGACTCTTCGCCTTGA
- a CDS encoding amidohydrolase family protein, with the protein MLDLVIRNAEVCDGTGAPRFHGDIAVQGDTIVGIGSVAEPARTTIDAAGLMAAPGFIDVHTHYDCQVSWDPFLTPSGWHGVTTVVIGNCGFTIAPCHASDRELLMRMLLYVEGMPTEALAAGIRWEWETFPQYLDALARWQPALNVAAFVGHSAIRYFVMREAATERAATDEELSNMCRLLEDAVRAGAWGFSSSESPTHFFGDGTPVPSRIAPREELLAFARTLRPLERGVMEIAPRNLLGTADDKIQDQHFYAMLAEASGKLVSWAPLLHNPFEPEGALRVIEDAAHLQARGLRVVPQVGCRPLEVRITFGSSSIATENNPFWRPILAKPKEERAELLRSAAFRNELRSMSQGGGWVAALGPSWQAIFLRWSPSEQHTGWMDRSVAEIAAARGADEVDTLLDLSLETDLACQWGIPIMNNDERIVGQLLRHPAGLLALSDAGAHVDTLADHSFTTHLLGHWVRELQALSWEEGVRLLTSVPARLYGIHNRGQLRVGSAADIVLFDPASVSPARTELRRDLPGGAYRLVQPARGVEYVFVNGRAIVAAGRPTEERPGLVLGRSNGRSN; encoded by the coding sequence ATGCTCGACCTTGTGATTCGCAACGCGGAAGTTTGCGACGGCACCGGCGCGCCACGCTTCCACGGCGACATTGCCGTTCAAGGGGACACCATCGTTGGCATTGGCAGCGTGGCCGAGCCCGCCCGGACAACAATCGACGCTGCCGGGCTGATGGCCGCCCCCGGCTTTATCGACGTGCACACACACTACGACTGCCAAGTGTCCTGGGATCCATTCCTCACACCCTCGGGGTGGCATGGCGTGACCACAGTCGTGATCGGCAATTGCGGGTTCACCATTGCCCCGTGCCATGCAAGCGACCGCGAACTCCTCATGCGCATGCTTCTTTATGTGGAGGGCATGCCCACCGAAGCCCTAGCGGCAGGAATTCGCTGGGAGTGGGAGACCTTTCCGCAATACCTCGACGCGCTGGCACGCTGGCAACCCGCCCTCAACGTCGCCGCCTTCGTTGGCCACTCGGCGATTCGTTACTTCGTGATGCGAGAGGCTGCCACCGAGCGAGCCGCCACCGACGAGGAACTTTCCAACATGTGCCGGCTGCTGGAAGATGCGGTTCGGGCGGGAGCCTGGGGCTTTTCGAGCTCGGAATCACCCACTCACTTTTTCGGCGACGGCACCCCGGTGCCGAGCCGCATTGCCCCGCGCGAGGAACTCTTAGCCTTCGCTCGTACGCTGCGGCCGCTCGAGCGCGGGGTGATGGAAATCGCGCCCCGCAATTTGCTCGGTACGGCCGACGATAAAATTCAGGACCAACACTTTTATGCCATGCTTGCCGAGGCCAGCGGCAAACTGGTCAGTTGGGCACCACTTCTTCACAATCCGTTCGAGCCGGAAGGGGCGCTGCGCGTTATCGAGGACGCGGCCCACTTGCAAGCACGTGGACTCCGCGTCGTTCCTCAGGTCGGGTGCCGCCCACTTGAGGTTCGCATTACTTTTGGAAGCAGCTCGATTGCTACGGAGAACAACCCGTTTTGGCGTCCGATTCTAGCCAAACCGAAAGAAGAACGCGCGGAACTGCTGCGCAGCGCAGCCTTCCGCAACGAACTTCGCTCAATGTCGCAAGGCGGTGGTTGGGTAGCGGCCCTCGGACCCTCTTGGCAAGCAATTTTTCTCCGCTGGTCCCCCAGCGAACAACACACCGGATGGATGGATCGCTCCGTTGCAGAAATCGCTGCCGCGCGGGGTGCGGATGAAGTCGACACCCTGCTCGATCTCTCGTTGGAAACCGATTTGGCCTGCCAGTGGGGTATTCCCATCATGAACAACGATGAGCGTATCGTGGGCCAGCTCCTGCGCCACCCAGCGGGCCTACTCGCCCTCTCGGATGCGGGAGCGCATGTCGACACGCTTGCCGATCACAGCTTCACCACCCACCTGCTCGGCCATTGGGTGCGCGAGTTGCAAGCTCTCTCCTGGGAGGAAGGGGTGCGACTGCTGACCTCTGTCCCCGCGCGCCTTTACGGCATCCACAATCGTGGCCAACTCCGTGTTGGTTCCGCCGCCGACATTGTGCTCTTCGATCCGGCAAGCGTCAGTCCGGCACGCACGGAGTTGCGCAGAGACCTTCCCGGTGGGGCCTACCGATTGGTGCAGCCCGCGCGCGGGGTGGAGTACGTGTTCGTCAACGGCCGTGCCATCGTCGCTGCTGGACGGCCAACGGAGGAGCGGCCTGGGTTGGTGCTCGGTCGCAGCAATGGCCGAAGTAATTGA
- a CDS encoding beta-lactamase family protein, giving the protein MEIYGHCDARFALVRDTFRQNFAARGELGAAVHVIVEGKVVVDLWGGVADHHTGAPWREDTLVLVFSSTKGATAACAHLLHTRGVLDFDAPVAHYWPEFAQRGKASIPVSFLLTHQAGLAAIDEPLPPEALFDWERMARALASQAPLWPPGEGHGYHAVTFGFLVGEVVRRVTGRSLGGFFRDEIAEPLGLEFWIGLPEAYEPRVARIRMPPLRNRPTPFFRAVMQRGSLTWKAFMNPPSITSGSAANTRTVHAAEIPASNGITNARGLAGLYAGLVGAHAQQRTPLLDSSTRALAERVAVDGPDRVLLARTRFSHGFMKSIAEDPEDRVIFGPNAAAFGHVGAGGSFGMADPEARVAIGYVMNQLGHGLFLNKRGQSLIDAVYACLER; this is encoded by the coding sequence GTGGAGATTTACGGACATTGCGACGCCCGCTTCGCCCTCGTACGCGACACGTTCCGTCAGAATTTTGCAGCACGCGGAGAGTTAGGTGCGGCCGTGCACGTGATCGTCGAAGGCAAGGTCGTGGTCGATCTTTGGGGAGGGGTCGCCGACCATCACACCGGCGCACCGTGGCGCGAGGATACCCTGGTTCTCGTCTTTTCATCGACAAAAGGCGCCACAGCCGCCTGCGCCCATCTGCTGCACACGCGCGGGGTGCTGGACTTCGATGCCCCGGTGGCCCACTACTGGCCGGAATTCGCGCAACGCGGCAAGGCGTCGATTCCCGTTTCGTTCTTGCTCACCCATCAAGCCGGCCTTGCCGCCATCGACGAACCCCTTCCGCCCGAGGCGCTCTTCGACTGGGAACGAATGGCCCGCGCCCTCGCCTCCCAAGCACCCTTGTGGCCACCGGGAGAAGGGCATGGCTACCACGCCGTCACCTTTGGCTTCCTCGTGGGCGAGGTTGTGCGCCGGGTTACGGGCCGCAGCCTAGGAGGCTTCTTTCGCGACGAGATCGCCGAGCCGCTCGGCCTCGAATTTTGGATCGGGCTGCCGGAGGCTTACGAGCCCCGGGTGGCGCGCATCCGCATGCCCCCGTTGCGAAATCGCCCCACCCCCTTCTTTCGCGCCGTCATGCAGCGGGGCAGCCTCACCTGGAAAGCCTTTATGAACCCACCAAGCATCACCAGCGGCTCCGCCGCCAACACCCGCACTGTGCATGCCGCTGAAATCCCCGCCAGCAACGGCATCACCAATGCCCGCGGGCTTGCGGGTTTGTACGCCGGCCTGGTCGGCGCTCACGCGCAGCAACGCACTCCCTTGCTGGATTCCAGCACCCGTGCACTCGCTGAAAGGGTTGCCGTTGATGGGCCCGATCGCGTATTGCTCGCGCGCACCCGGTTTAGCCACGGATTCATGAAAAGCATTGCCGAGGACCCCGAGGACCGCGTGATTTTCGGACCCAATGCAGCCGCATTCGGACACGTGGGCGCCGGCGGCTCTTTCGGCATGGCCGACCCCGAAGCGCGCGTGGCCATCGGCTACGTGATGAACCAACTCGGCCATGGCCTCTTTCTCAACAAACGCGGACAGAGCTTGATCGACGCCGTTTACGCTTGCCTCGAACGCTAG
- a CDS encoding cyclopropane-fatty-acyl-phospholipid synthase family protein, with amino-acid sequence MSDHALEMFGRTRTSDGAPSWLTRRLVDKVLSGLASLESGTLKLHLPDGTQHTLGRGTPMLQVQIHRWETFRRILWEQDIGAGESYAEGWWDTNDLAQLCRLFVRADSALWNQRSVVKSLLRLPRAVSWALQRNTRSGSRRNIAHHYDLSNDFYRLFLDSSLTYSCALFDPPSLSLEQAQHAKLEFVCRQLGIQPGERVLEIGCGWGSFALHAAKHFGAFVHGISLSQKQLELARERCSAAGISDQVRLDFLDYRDLTGTYDHVVSIEMFEAVGHEYYPAFFTAVDRCLRPGGKFFLQTITIPDQRYDAYRREFDFIKKHIFPGGLLASLHRILWATKHYTQLRLLFFRDIGPHYARTLRTWREQFLQHLPQVQALGFDRYFTRLWEFYLASCEAAFAAAHIGDAQLIFERRA; translated from the coding sequence ATGAGTGACCATGCCCTCGAAATGTTCGGTCGAACCAGAACCAGCGATGGTGCCCCCTCGTGGCTAACGCGGCGCCTCGTGGACAAAGTCCTCTCCGGTTTAGCCAGTCTCGAGTCCGGCACCCTCAAGCTTCATCTACCGGATGGCACCCAGCACACCCTGGGCCGCGGAACCCCCATGCTCCAAGTGCAAATCCATCGTTGGGAAACATTTCGCCGCATCCTATGGGAGCAAGACATCGGCGCTGGCGAGAGTTACGCAGAAGGCTGGTGGGACACCAACGACCTCGCCCAGCTCTGCCGGCTGTTCGTTCGCGCTGACAGCGCGTTGTGGAACCAACGGTCGGTGGTCAAAAGCCTCTTGCGTCTCCCCCGAGCGGTCAGTTGGGCCTTGCAGCGAAACACTCGCTCGGGAAGCCGCCGCAACATCGCCCACCATTACGACCTCAGTAACGACTTCTACCGCCTGTTTCTCGACTCCAGCCTCACCTACAGCTGCGCTCTCTTTGACCCACCGTCCCTCTCTCTCGAACAAGCGCAACATGCCAAGTTGGAATTCGTGTGCCGCCAGCTCGGCATTCAACCTGGAGAGCGAGTTTTAGAAATCGGTTGTGGTTGGGGCTCATTCGCCTTACACGCGGCCAAGCACTTCGGGGCCTTTGTCCACGGCATCTCACTCTCCCAAAAGCAGTTGGAACTGGCCCGCGAGCGTTGTTCCGCAGCAGGCATAAGCGATCAGGTTCGCCTCGACTTCTTGGACTACCGCGACCTCACCGGCACTTACGACCACGTCGTTTCCATCGAAATGTTCGAAGCAGTCGGTCACGAGTACTACCCCGCGTTCTTCACGGCAGTTGACCGTTGCTTGCGACCTGGAGGCAAGTTTTTCTTGCAAACCATCACGATCCCGGACCAACGGTACGACGCGTACCGGCGCGAGTTCGACTTCATCAAAAAGCACATTTTCCCGGGAGGCTTGCTTGCCTCCCTGCACCGCATCCTGTGGGCGACCAAGCACTACACGCAACTTCGGCTGCTCTTTTTCCGCGACATCGGCCCCCACTATGCCCGCACTCTGCGCACGTGGCGGGAGCAGTTTCTGCAACACCTGCCGCAAGTGCAGGCGCTCGGCTTCGACCGCTATTTTACGCGCTTGTGGGAATTTTATTTGGCGAGTTGCGAAGCCGCCTTCGCCGCGGCTCACATCGGCGATGCACAACTGATCTTCGAACGCCGCGCTTAA
- a CDS encoding DUF1365 domain-containing protein: protein MNSALYVGFVQHLRHVPQRHLFRYRTTYWYLDLEEVPVLAETLFLLGINRRRLFSFNEQDHLDGHGPLRDRLFAFLERNGIDPAAIPHWRLLTHVRQWNYVFNPVSFFYGFTAGEDLVCVLAEVNNTFGERFHYVLPVSHPHTNGGTSIVHAPKHMHVSPFTERDAGSYEFRLRPPGERLQIAIRLRERGKATIDAAVWAWRRPLTDAQLLRLAVRHPWLTAKVTAAIHYEALKLYLKHLRVFHQPSPSRAQQQQAALWAEFSPRSLKTPAAGPIMERKTA from the coding sequence ATGAATTCCGCATTGTACGTCGGCTTCGTCCAACACCTCCGCCACGTCCCGCAGCGGCACCTGTTCCGTTACCGAACAACGTACTGGTACCTGGATCTGGAAGAGGTACCGGTTCTCGCCGAAACACTCTTTCTCCTCGGAATTAACCGGCGTCGCTTGTTTTCCTTCAACGAACAAGACCACCTCGACGGCCACGGCCCCCTCCGTGACCGGCTGTTCGCGTTTCTCGAGCGCAACGGAATCGACCCGGCTGCGATTCCCCACTGGCGCCTCCTGACCCACGTGCGCCAGTGGAACTACGTCTTCAACCCAGTATCCTTCTTCTACGGCTTCACCGCCGGTGAGGACCTGGTGTGCGTGCTCGCGGAGGTAAACAACACGTTTGGTGAACGCTTTCATTACGTACTCCCCGTCAGCCACCCTCACACAAACGGGGGCACATCGATCGTCCACGCGCCGAAGCACATGCACGTATCCCCGTTTACCGAGCGTGACGCAGGCAGTTACGAGTTCCGCCTGCGCCCTCCAGGCGAGCGGTTGCAGATCGCCATCCGGCTTCGCGAGCGTGGGAAGGCCACGATCGACGCTGCAGTGTGGGCTTGGCGACGGCCGCTCACCGACGCCCAGTTGCTCCGCCTAGCCGTTCGGCACCCATGGCTCACCGCGAAGGTGACTGCGGCAATCCACTATGAGGCCCTTAAGCTGTACCTCAAACACTTGCGCGTCTTTCACCAACCTTCACCTAGCAGGGCTCAACAACAACAAGCCGCCTTATGGGCCGAGTTCAGCCCGCGTAGTCTCAAAACGCCGGCAGCGGGCCCAATCATGGAAAGGAAGACAGCATGA
- a CDS encoding FAD-dependent oxidoreductase, with product MRIAIIGAGVSGLVAAYHLQREHELFVFEREDWAGGHACTVDVTDGSGKPLALDVGFLVYNERTYPNFSRLLREIGVPTQAAPMSFSMRCERCAREYSSHGLRTLLGPTVRHWLNVRHLRMVREILRFHQLGQRWLRQPSPNATLGAFLTEHAFSEDLRRHYVFPMTAAIWSAPPHSVQLFPLGTYLRFMENHGLLSVSNQPQWRTISGGSREYVRRLTAGFAERIFLRTSVRQIRRHARGIDVQLDHETVHVDAVVIATHSDQALRLLADPTPQEAAALSAIRYQRNEVVLHTYAGLLPRKRQLWASWNYHVADCRQENGALTMTYFINHLQSLPTTTTFCVSLNSTANIPSEHVLRRWWFEHPQFDPKVPPAQATLAQWNGHRGTYFAGAYLGYGFHEDGVRAALDVVAAIENRRAAA from the coding sequence ATGCGCATCGCCATCATCGGAGCCGGCGTTTCGGGGTTGGTCGCTGCCTACCACCTGCAGCGGGAACATGAGCTATTCGTCTTCGAGCGCGAGGACTGGGCGGGTGGCCACGCGTGCACCGTGGATGTAACCGACGGATCGGGCAAACCGCTGGCACTCGACGTGGGCTTCCTCGTGTACAACGAGCGCACCTACCCGAATTTCAGCCGGCTCCTCCGTGAAATCGGCGTACCCACCCAAGCTGCACCAATGTCCTTTAGCATGCGCTGCGAGCGCTGCGCGCGCGAGTATTCGAGTCATGGCTTGCGGACACTCCTCGGGCCCACGGTGCGGCACTGGCTCAACGTGCGCCACCTGCGCATGGTCCGGGAAATTTTGCGCTTTCACCAGCTTGGCCAACGTTGGCTCCGCCAGCCTTCGCCCAACGCGACGCTCGGCGCCTTCCTCACCGAGCATGCATTCTCCGAGGATCTGCGCCGACACTACGTTTTTCCCATGACAGCAGCAATTTGGTCGGCTCCCCCGCACAGCGTGCAACTATTCCCACTTGGGACCTACCTCCGCTTTATGGAGAATCACGGGCTGCTGTCGGTCTCCAACCAACCGCAGTGGCGAACAATTTCAGGTGGCAGCCGCGAGTATGTCCGGAGGCTCACCGCCGGCTTCGCGGAGCGCATTTTTTTACGCACGTCCGTGCGCCAAATCCGCCGCCATGCTCGCGGCATCGATGTGCAGCTCGACCACGAGACGGTGCATGTCGATGCCGTCGTTATCGCCACCCACTCCGACCAAGCACTGCGACTTCTCGCCGATCCGACACCCCAAGAGGCCGCTGCACTTAGTGCCATCCGCTATCAGCGAAACGAAGTGGTTCTGCATACGTACGCGGGGCTCCTTCCTCGCAAGCGACAACTATGGGCCTCGTGGAACTACCATGTAGCCGACTGCCGTCAGGAAAACGGCGCCCTCACAATGACTTACTTCATCAATCACTTGCAAAGCCTGCCGACAACGACCACCTTTTGTGTCTCCCTCAATTCCACCGCCAACATCCCTTCCGAGCATGTTCTCCGCCGCTGGTGGTTCGAGCACCCACAGTTCGATCCGAAAGTGCCGCCCGCTCAAGCCACCTTGGCTCAATGGAATGGCCATCGCGGAACGTATTTCGCTGGCGCTTACCTCGGCTACGGGTTCCACGAAGACGGTGTGCGCGCAGCGTTAGACGTTGTCGCAGCAATCGAAAATCGGAGAGCAGCGGCATGA
- a CDS encoding MerR family transcriptional regulator: MSPAHTSRSRAPEPGHARFNLVNVARLTGLTPDLIRAWERRYGAVHPVRGPRGARLYSAADVERLQLLAAVVGSGRAIGDVARLPNEELATILQVDASPIKPPVPAALPLGSPLSSSPEQSAVRLKLANEVLEAVRRFDREAIERLLGDALLAFGASPLAEEILTPLLHEVGERWMRGALTVAHEHFLSAILRDLLAGILWNRRHAASEPRILLATPEGELHEFGLLLAALVLADSGFNVCYLGASVPAADLCSAAEQASVRAVGLSVVNAANRARAVQAIEALANLRKDAAKIPLWIGGQDGAATVRSTDDAEHVVLIPDLRTLTQRVAQLRAGRSKARRA, encoded by the coding sequence ATGAGCCCAGCACATACGAGTCGGTCACGTGCTCCGGAACCCGGCCACGCGCGGTTCAACCTCGTCAACGTCGCGCGGCTGACGGGGCTGACTCCCGATCTCATTCGTGCTTGGGAGCGCCGCTACGGCGCGGTGCATCCGGTGCGCGGGCCACGCGGCGCCCGCTTATACTCTGCCGCAGATGTCGAGCGACTCCAGCTTCTCGCCGCGGTTGTCGGCTCTGGTCGCGCTATCGGCGATGTCGCTCGGCTACCTAACGAAGAGCTCGCCACGATCCTGCAGGTCGACGCCTCGCCGATCAAACCACCTGTACCCGCGGCGCTGCCTCTCGGCTCACCGCTGTCCAGCTCACCCGAGCAATCCGCCGTGCGACTAAAGCTTGCGAACGAAGTGCTCGAAGCCGTGCGCCGCTTCGACCGCGAGGCGATTGAACGTCTCCTCGGCGATGCGTTGCTCGCCTTTGGGGCATCGCCTCTCGCGGAAGAGATCCTTACTCCCCTCCTGCATGAGGTCGGGGAGCGGTGGATGCGCGGTGCCCTCACGGTCGCTCACGAGCATTTTCTCTCCGCCATTTTGCGCGACTTGCTCGCCGGAATTCTGTGGAATCGCCGTCACGCCGCGAGTGAGCCACGTATCTTGCTCGCTACCCCAGAGGGCGAACTCCACGAGTTCGGGCTGTTGCTAGCCGCGCTCGTCCTTGCCGATTCGGGTTTCAACGTGTGTTACCTCGGCGCAAGCGTACCCGCCGCAGACCTGTGTTCTGCTGCGGAGCAAGCTTCCGTGCGTGCGGTCGGGCTTAGCGTAGTGAACGCAGCGAATCGTGCCCGAGCGGTTCAAGCCATCGAAGCTTTGGCAAACCTCCGCAAGGACGCGGCAAAAATCCCGCTATGGATCGGAGGCCAGGACGGTGCCGCCACTGTTCGCAGTACCGACGATGCCGAGCACGTGGTGCTGATCCCAGATCTCCGCACATTAACCCAACGTGTCGCACAACTTCGCGCCGGGCGAAGTAAGGCGCGACGCGCGTAA